The Pseudomonas sp. MM223 genome segment TCAAGGACCGCGCCGAGCGTACTGGCCGTAACCCGCAAACCGGTAAGGCGATCAAGATCGAAGCCGCCAAGGTTCCAGGTTTCAAGGCTGGCAAAGGCCTGAAAGACGCCGTCAACTAAGTCGTCTTTCAGCCGGACCCGGCCTTGCCAGGTCCGAGCACGCTGACGGCGGGGCGCAAACGTTCCCGCCTGACACGTTTGCTAAGAAAAGGCGCATCCTCGGATGCGCCTTTCTTTTATCAGGATTCTACCCACGCTCCGCGGTTGTCGACGCAGTGGTACAGCCGTTTCTGGGGGACGCATGCTGCAAAATATCAGGGACAATTCACAAGGTTGGATTGCCAAGACCATCATCGGCCTTATCGTCGTCTTGATGGCGTTGACCGGTTTCGAAGCTATTTTCCAGGCCGCCACCCATAGCCAGGACGCCGCCAAGGTGAACGGCCAGACCATCAGCCAGAACGAGCTGGCCCAGGCGGCCGACATGCAGCGCCGTCAGTTGATGCAACAGTTGGGCAAGGATTTCGATCCGGCGCTGCTGGAAGACAAATTGCTGCGTGAAGAGGCGCTCAAGGGCCTGATCAGCCGCAAGCTGCTGCTGCAAGGCGCCGAGGATGCCAAGTTTGCCTTCTCCGAGGCTGCGCTGGATCAGGTGATCCTGCAAACGCCAGAGTTCCAGGTGGACGGCAAGTTCAGTGCTGACCGTTTCGACCAGGTCATCCGCCAGATGGGCTATGGCCGCATGCAGTTCCGCGAGATGCTCGCCGAGGAAATGCTCATCGGCCAGCTGCGTACCGGCCTGGCCGGCAGCAGCTTTGTCACCGACCAGCAGGTTGATGCCTTCGCTCGCCTGGAGAAGCAGACCCGCGATTTCGCCTCCCTGACCTTCAAGGCCGACCCGGCTGCGGTCAAGGTCAGCGACGAGGAAGTCAAGGCGCATTACGACCAGCACGCCAAGGAGTTCATGTCGCCTGACCAGGTAGTGATCGACTACATCGAGCTGAAGAAGTCGGCGTTCTTCGACCAGGTCAAAGTGACCGACGAAGAGCTCAAGGCCCAGTACGAGAAGGAAATCGCCAACCTTGCCGAGCAGCGCCATGCCGCGCACATCCTCATCGAGGTCAACGACAAGGTCACCGACGCCCAGGCCAAGGCCCGTGCAGAAGAGATCGAGCAGCGTTTGGCCAAGGGTGAAGACTTTGCCGCGCTGGCCAAGGAGTTCTCCCAGGACCCAGGCTCGTCCAACAGCGGTGGTGACCTCGGCTTTGCCGGCCCAGGTGTATACGACCCGGCGTTCGAGGATGCACTGTACAAGCTGCAGGATGGCCAGGTTTCGGCGCCAGTGCGCACCGAGTTTGGCTACCACCTGATCAAGCTGCTGGGTGTGCAGGCACCTGAAGTGCCGAGCTTCGCCAGCTTGAAGGACAAGCTGACCCGCGACCTGAAAATCCCGCTGGTCGAGCAGCGTTACGTGGATGCCAGCAAGCAGCTGCAGGATGCTGCCTACGAGGCTTCCGACCTGGCCCAGCCGGCCCAGGACCTGAACCTCAAGGTACAAACCTCCGCAGCCTTCGGCCGCGAGGGTGGTGAGGGCATTACTGCCAACCGTTCGGTGGTGCAGGCTGCGTTCTCCGAAGAAGTGCTGGAGGAGGCTGCCAACAGCACCGCCATCGAGCTCGACCCGGAGACCACCGTGGTATTGCGCGTCAAGGAGCACCGCAAGCCGGAGCAACTGCCGCTGGAAGCCGTGGCCAAGAACATCCGCGAACACCTGGCCAAAGAGAAGGCGACTGCCGAGCTCAAGGCCAAGGCGGACAAGCTGATTGCCGGCCTGCGTGACGGTTCCATCGCAGCAGACAGCGTGCACGAAGGGCAAGGCTGGAAGGCCTATGAAGCAGTCACCCGTGGCGAGGACGGTATTGATCCGGCCGAATTGCAGGCGCTGTTCCGACTGGGCAAGCCGCAAGCCAAGGACAAGCCGGTGTATGGCAGCGTAGTGCTGCGTGACGGTAGCCTGGTGGTGCTGCAGCTCAAGGGCGTCAATGAAGGCGCTACCGCCACCGACGAAGAGAAGCAGCAGATCCGCCGCTACCTCGCGTCGCGTGCTGGCCAGCAGGACTTTGCGGCGTACCGCAAGCAGCTGGAAGCCAATGCGGATATCACCCGCTACTAAGGTGATCGCTGCATGAAGAAACAGGCCGCCTTGTGCGGCCTGTTTCGTTTCTGTTCACACAAGGCCGCTCCCACAATGAACACCTGCTCCTGTACTAGCGTTTAATCCCTTCATAGTTATCCAGCGTATCCCGCGCAATCTCCCGTCCCAGCGCAATCAGCTCGGGCGCCTTGTAGAACTCGAAGAACCGGCACACCCGCTTGGGCACGTTGATCAGTACATCCGGTGGATAGCCGGCGATCTTGTATTGCGCCAACGACGTCTGCATCACCTCGAAGCTCTGGTTGATCAAATCCAGCAGCGAAGCAGGCCCCACGTTGTCGATGATGAACGAGCCGGTCGCCGACTTTGGTGCGCCCTCGCGTTCCGGTGCCGCCGCCGGTTGCTGGCCTTCCGGGTCGGCGGCATCTGCCAGCCAAGGGTTGGGCGGCGCCAGGCCTTCGGCAGCTATTTCCTGCTCAATGCGCATCAGGCTCTTCCGCCGGCTTGCGCCGAAACGGCAAGCGGGAGCCCAACGAGCTCAGTAATGAGTCAAAACGCATCTTGAACGCCGCAGGGCGCTCGATTACCGGCAATTGGTACTGCTTCTGGTTGGTGGCGTTGAGGTTGACCGCGATGATCAGGTCGCAGTGGCTGGACACCACAGGCACAATCGGCAGCGGGTTGAGGATGCCCCCGTCTACCAGCATGCGGTTACCCTGCATAACCGGGGTGAACAGGCTGGGGATGGCCGCCGAAGCACGCATGGCCTGGTGCAGGCAGCCTTCCTGAAACCAGATTTCCTGTTGGTTGGTGAGGTCGGTCGCAACCGCTGTATAGGGGATGCGCAATTGCTCGATGTTGATTTCGCCGACGATCTTGCGGATTTGCCCGAACACCTTGTCGCCACGAATGGCGCCGAGGCGAAAGCTGACGTCGACCAGGCGCAGTACATCCAGGTAGTCGAGGCTTTCGATCCAGTTGCGATAGTCACTCAGCTTGCTGGCAGCATAGATGCCGCCAACCACTGCACCCATGGAGCAGCCGGCAACACAGGCAATGTCGTAGCCGCGCCGCTCGATTTCTTCGATCACACCGATGTGTGCATACCCCCGGGCTCCGCCCGAGCCCAGTACCAATGCCACGCGTTTGCTCATGAATATTCCCCGTCCAGTGCAACCATGGTCCTACAATGCACCCATCACAGGCTGTGCTTCAATGTAGATCGCGCTGAGCTACTGTAATAAAACCGGCCAGGTAACGCCGGCCGGGCAGGGCACTTTTCAGGTGTCGGGGCGTCGAACAGCCACTGTTTTTTCCATTGAGGTATTACTGATGAAAGCCTGGATCTGCCTTCCACTGATTGCCTTGGCCCTTGCTGGCTGTGCAGGCAAAACGGCCTACCGCGACAGTTGCGCGACCCAGCTGGATGCCGCCTGGAAGGAACTGGACCTGGCCAAGGCCGAAGGCTTTGCCGGTGCGGTGAGTTATTCCAAGGCCTTGTCGCTGCTGACCGGGGCCAAGACCCAGCAGCAGTTCGAAGGTTACGAAAGCTGTACGCGCAAAGCCGAAAAAGCGCGTTTCTACATTCGTGAGTCTCGCGCCGGGCGCTGACCAAGGAGCGTCGTATGTCTGCCATGCTTGACCATGTCGTTGCCCAGATACTGGCCTTGCAGGTGCGCCTGCTGGCCTGCCGTGAACGCCTGGCTGCCGATACCGACAGCGAGGCCTTGCACGACCTGCGCATCAGCCTGCGGCGCTTGCGCAGCCTGCTGAGGCCCTTGCGCGGGCTGCCCGGCGTGGAGCAGCTGGAGGGGGCCGCCGGCGCGTTGGGTACCCTGACCACGCCGCTGCGTGACCGGGAGGTGCTGGCCGCCGAGCTGATCGGGCGCGGCTATGCCGCCGCCGGGCAGCGGCGCCTGGAAGGGCGTGGCAGGACCTTTGCCAGTGTGGCAGCCAGCCCGCAGTTGGCCCGGGTGCTGGCGATTGTCGATGCGTTTCCGTTGTTCCTGCGGGCAGCAGGCCGCGAGGGGCTGGTGAAGTCGCTGGATAAACGCATCGACAAGCGCCTGGTCAAGCAGTGGCGCAAGCTGCACGATGCCCTGCAGGACCCCGCTCACGACCGCCAT includes the following:
- the ppiD gene encoding Peptidyl-prolyl cis-trans isomerase D (*Name ppiD) gives rise to the protein MLQNIRDNSQGWIAKTIIGLIVVLMALTGFEAIFQAATHSQDAAKVNGQTISQNELAQAADMQRRQLMQQLGKDFDPALLEDKLLREEALKGLISRKLLLQGAEDAKFAFSEAALDQVILQTPEFQVDGKFSADRFDQVIRQMGYGRMQFREMLAEEMLIGQLRTGLAGSSFVTDQQVDAFARLEKQTRDFASLTFKADPAAVKVSDEEVKAHYDQHAKEFMSPDQVVIDYIELKKSAFFDQVKVTDEELKAQYEKEIANLAEQRHAAHILIEVNDKVTDAQAKARAEEIEQRLAKGEDFAALAKEFSQDPGSSNSGGDLGFAGPGVYDPAFEDALYKLQDGQVSAPVRTEFGYHLIKLLGVQAPEVPSFASLKDKLTRDLKIPLVEQRYVDASKQLQDAAYEASDLAQPAQDLNLKVQTSAAFGREGGEGITANRSVVQAAFSEEVLEEAANSTAIELDPETTVVLRVKEHRKPEQLPLEAVAKNIREHLAKEKATAELKAKADKLIAGLRDGSIAADSVHEGQGWKAYEAVTRGEDGIDPAELQALFRLGKPQAKDKPVYGSVVLRDGSLVVLQLKGVNEGATATDEEKQQIRRYLASRAGQQDFAAYRKQLEANADITRY
- a CDS encoding putative NTE family protein, whose translation is MSKRVALVLGSGGARGYAHIGVIEEIERRGYDIACVAGCSMGAVVGGIYAASKLSDYRNWIESLDYLDVLRLVDVSFRLGAIRGDKVFGQIRKIVGEINIEQLRIPYTAVATDLTNQQEIWFQEGCLHQAMRASAAIPSLFTPVMQGNRMLVDGGILNPLPIVPVVSSHCDLIIAVNLNATNQKQYQLPVIERPAAFKMRFDSLLSSLGSRLPFRRKPAEEPDAH